The following are encoded in a window of Arvicanthis niloticus isolate mArvNil1 chromosome 1, mArvNil1.pat.X, whole genome shotgun sequence genomic DNA:
- the Dmpk gene encoding myotonin-protein kinase isoform X4 — protein sequence MSAEVRLRQLQQLVLDPGFLGLEPLLDLLLGVHQELGASHLAQDKYVADFLQWVEPIAARLKEVRLQRDDFEILKVIGRGAFSEVAVVKMKQTGQVYAMKIMNKWDMLKRGEVSCFREERDVLVKGDRRWITQLHFAFQDENYLYLVMEYYVGGDLLTLLSKFGERIPAEMARFYLAEIVMAIDSVHRLGYVHRDIKPDNILLDRCGHIRLADFGSCLKLQPDGTVRSLVAVGTPDYLSPEILQAVGGGPGAGSYGPECDWWALGVFAYEMFYGQTPFYADSTAETYAKIVHYREHLSLPLADTGVPEEAQDLIRGLLCPAETRLGRGGAGDFQKHPFFFGLDWEGLRDSVPPFTPDFEGATDTCNFDVVEDRLTAMETLSDMQEDMPLGVHLPFVGYSYSCMAFRDNQVMDPTPMELEALQLPVSDLQGLDLQPPVPPPDQVAQEADPVAVPVPAAEAATMVTLRELQEALEEEVLTRQSLSRELEAIRTANQNFSSQLQEAEVRNRDLEAHVRQLQERMEMLQAPGAAAVTGVPSPRATDPPSHLDGPPAVAVGQCPLVGPGPMHRRHLLLPARVPRPSLSEARCLLLFAAALAAAATLGCTGLVAYTGRLTPVWCFPGATFAP from the exons ATGTCAGCCGAAGTGCGGCTGAGGCAGCTCCAGCAGCTGGTGCTGGACCCAGGCTTCCTGGGGCTGGAGCCCCTGCTCGACCTTCTCCTGGGCGTCCACCAGGAGCTGGGCGCCTCCCACCTAGCCCAGGACAAGTATGTGGCCGACTTCTTGCAATGGG TGGAACCTATTGCGGCAAGGCTTAAGGAGGTCCGACTGCAGAGGGATGACTTTGAGATTTTGAAGGTGATTGGGCGTGGGGCGTTCAGCGAG GTAGCGGTGGTGAAGATGAAACAGACAGGCCAAGTGTATGCCATGAAGATTATGAATAAGTGGGACATGCTGAAGAGAGGCGAG GTGTCGTGCTTCCGGGAAGAAAGGGATGTATTAGTGAAAGGGGACCGGCGCTGGATCACACAGCTGCACTTTGCCTTCCAGGATGAGAACTacctg TACCTGGTCATGGAATACTACGTGGGCGGGGACCTGCTAACGCTGCTGAGCAAGTTTGGGGAGCGGATCCCCGCCGAGATGGCGCGCTTCTACCTGGCCGAGATTGTCATGGCCATAGACTCGGTGCACCGGCTGGGCTACGTGCACAG GGACATCAAACCAGATAACATTCTGCTGGACCGATGTGGGCACATTCGCCTGGCAGACTTCGGCTCCTGCCTCAAATTGCAGCCTGATGGAACG GTGAGGTCGCTGGTGGCTGTGGGCACCCCGGActacctgtctcctgagattcTGCAGGCTGTTGGCGGAGGGCCTGGGGCAGGCAGCTACGGGCCGGAGTGTGACTGGTGGGCCCTGGGCGTGTTCGCCTATGAAATGTTCTATGGGCAGACACCCTTCTACGCGGACTCCACAGCCGAGACATATGCCAAAATTGTGCATTACAGG GAACACTTGTCTCTGCCGCTGGCAGACACGGGTGTCCCTGAGGAAGCTCAGGACCTCATTCGTGGGCTGCTGTGTCCTGCTGAGACAAGGCTAGGTCGAGGCGGGGCAGGTGATTTCCAGAAGCATCCTTTCTTCTTTGGCCTTGATTGGGAGGGTCTCCGAGACAGCGTACCCCCCTTTACACCAGACTTCGAGGGTGCCACGGACACATGCAATTTTGATGTGGTGGAGGACCGGCTCACTGCCATG GAGACACTGTCAGACATGCAGGAAGACATGCCACTCGGGGTCCACCTGCCTTTCGTGGGTTACTCCTACTCTTGCATGGCCTTCAG agACAATCAGGTCATGGACCCCACTCCTATGGAACTAGAGGCCCTGCAGTTGCCTGTGTCAGACTTGCAAGGGCTTGACTTGCAGCCCCCAGTGCCACCACCGGATCAAGTG GCTCAAGAGGCCGACCCAGTGGCTGTCCCTGTCCCTGCCGCAGAGGCAGCGACGATGGTGACACTGCGTGAGCTCCAGGAAGCCCTGGAAGAAGAGGTTCTCACCCGGCAGAGCCTGAGTCGCGAGCTGGAGGCCATCCGTACAGCCAACCAGAACTTCTCCAG CCAACTACAGGAAGCCGAGGTCAGGAACCGAGACCTGGAGGCGCATGTTCGGCAGCTACAGGAGCGGATGGAGATGCTGCAGGCCCCAGGAGCCGCAG cTGTCACGGGGGTCCCCAGTCCCCGGGCCACGGATCCACCTTCCCAT cTAGATGGCCCCCCGGCCGTGGCTGTGGGCCAGTGCCCGCTGGTGGGGCCAGGCCCCATGCACCGCCGTCACCTGCTGCTCCCTGCCAGG GTCCCTAGGCCTAGCCTATCGGAGGCGCGTTGCCTGCTCCTGTTCGCCGCTGCTCTGGCTGCTGCCGCCACACTGGGCTGCACTGGGTTGGTGGCCTATACCGGCCGTCTCACCCCAGTCTGGTGTTTCCCGGGAGCCACCTTCGCCCCCTGA
- the Dmpk gene encoding myotonin-protein kinase isoform X9, whose amino-acid sequence MSAEVRLRQLQQLVLDPGFLGLEPLLDLLLGVHQELGASHLAQDKYVADFLQWVEPIAARLKEVRLQRDDFEILKVIGRGAFSEVAVVKMKQTGQVYAMKIMNKWDMLKRGEVSCFREERDVLVKGDRRWITQLHFAFQDENYLYLVMEYYVGGDLLTLLSKFGERIPAEMARFYLAEIVMAIDSVHRLGYVHRDIKPDNILLDRCGHIRLADFGSCLKLQPDGTVRSLVAVGTPDYLSPEILQAVGGGPGAGSYGPECDWWALGVFAYEMFYGQTPFYADSTAETYAKIVHYREHLSLPLADTGVPEEAQDLIRGLLCPAETRLGRGGAGDFQKHPFFFGLDWEGLRDSVPPFTPDFEGATDTCNFDVVEDRLTAMVSGGGETLSDMQEDMPLGVHLPFVGYSYSCMAFRDNQVMDPTPMELEALQLPVSDLQGLDLQPPVPPPDQVAQEADPVAVPVPAAEAATMVTLRELQEALEEEVLTRQSLSRELEAIRTANQNFSSQLQEAEVRNRDLEAHVRQLQERMEMLQAPGAAGP is encoded by the exons ATGTCAGCCGAAGTGCGGCTGAGGCAGCTCCAGCAGCTGGTGCTGGACCCAGGCTTCCTGGGGCTGGAGCCCCTGCTCGACCTTCTCCTGGGCGTCCACCAGGAGCTGGGCGCCTCCCACCTAGCCCAGGACAAGTATGTGGCCGACTTCTTGCAATGGG TGGAACCTATTGCGGCAAGGCTTAAGGAGGTCCGACTGCAGAGGGATGACTTTGAGATTTTGAAGGTGATTGGGCGTGGGGCGTTCAGCGAG GTAGCGGTGGTGAAGATGAAACAGACAGGCCAAGTGTATGCCATGAAGATTATGAATAAGTGGGACATGCTGAAGAGAGGCGAG GTGTCGTGCTTCCGGGAAGAAAGGGATGTATTAGTGAAAGGGGACCGGCGCTGGATCACACAGCTGCACTTTGCCTTCCAGGATGAGAACTacctg TACCTGGTCATGGAATACTACGTGGGCGGGGACCTGCTAACGCTGCTGAGCAAGTTTGGGGAGCGGATCCCCGCCGAGATGGCGCGCTTCTACCTGGCCGAGATTGTCATGGCCATAGACTCGGTGCACCGGCTGGGCTACGTGCACAG GGACATCAAACCAGATAACATTCTGCTGGACCGATGTGGGCACATTCGCCTGGCAGACTTCGGCTCCTGCCTCAAATTGCAGCCTGATGGAACG GTGAGGTCGCTGGTGGCTGTGGGCACCCCGGActacctgtctcctgagattcTGCAGGCTGTTGGCGGAGGGCCTGGGGCAGGCAGCTACGGGCCGGAGTGTGACTGGTGGGCCCTGGGCGTGTTCGCCTATGAAATGTTCTATGGGCAGACACCCTTCTACGCGGACTCCACAGCCGAGACATATGCCAAAATTGTGCATTACAGG GAACACTTGTCTCTGCCGCTGGCAGACACGGGTGTCCCTGAGGAAGCTCAGGACCTCATTCGTGGGCTGCTGTGTCCTGCTGAGACAAGGCTAGGTCGAGGCGGGGCAGGTGATTTCCAGAAGCATCCTTTCTTCTTTGGCCTTGATTGGGAGGGTCTCCGAGACAGCGTACCCCCCTTTACACCAGACTTCGAGGGTGCCACGGACACATGCAATTTTGATGTGGTGGAGGACCGGCTCACTGCCATGGTGAGCGGGGGCGGG GAGACACTGTCAGACATGCAGGAAGACATGCCACTCGGGGTCCACCTGCCTTTCGTGGGTTACTCCTACTCTTGCATGGCCTTCAG agACAATCAGGTCATGGACCCCACTCCTATGGAACTAGAGGCCCTGCAGTTGCCTGTGTCAGACTTGCAAGGGCTTGACTTGCAGCCCCCAGTGCCACCACCGGATCAAGTG GCTCAAGAGGCCGACCCAGTGGCTGTCCCTGTCCCTGCCGCAGAGGCAGCGACGATGGTGACACTGCGTGAGCTCCAGGAAGCCCTGGAAGAAGAGGTTCTCACCCGGCAGAGCCTGAGTCGCGAGCTGGAGGCCATCCGTACAGCCAACCAGAACTTCTCCAG CCAACTACAGGAAGCCGAGGTCAGGAACCGAGACCTGGAGGCGCATGTTCGGCAGCTACAGGAGCGGATGGAGATGCTGCAGGCCCCAGGAGCCGCAG GTCCCTAG
- the Dmpk gene encoding myotonin-protein kinase isoform X2, which produces MSAEVRLRQLQQLVLDPGFLGLEPLLDLLLGVHQELGASHLAQDKYVADFLQWVEPIAARLKEVRLQRDDFEILKVIGRGAFSEVAVVKMKQTGQVYAMKIMNKWDMLKRGEVSCFREERDVLVKGDRRWITQLHFAFQDENYLYLVMEYYVGGDLLTLLSKFGERIPAEMARFYLAEIVMAIDSVHRLGYVHRDIKPDNILLDRCGHIRLADFGSCLKLQPDGTVRSLVAVGTPDYLSPEILQAVGGGPGAGSYGPECDWWALGVFAYEMFYGQTPFYADSTAETYAKIVHYREHLSLPLADTGVPEEAQDLIRGLLCPAETRLGRGGAGDFQKHPFFFGLDWEGLRDSVPPFTPDFEGATDTCNFDVVEDRLTAMVSGGGETLSDMQEDMPLGVHLPFVGYSYSCMAFRDNQVMDPTPMELEALQLPVSDLQGLDLQPPVPPPDQVAQEADPVAVPVPAAEAATMVTLRELQEALEEEVLTRQSLSRELEAIRTANQNFSSQLQEAEVRNRDLEAHVRQLQERMEMLQAPGAAAVTGVPSPRATDPPSHLDGPPAVAVGQCPLVGPGPMHRRHLLLPARVPRPSLSEARCLLLFAAALAAAATLGCTGLVAYTGRLTPVWCFPGATFAP; this is translated from the exons ATGTCAGCCGAAGTGCGGCTGAGGCAGCTCCAGCAGCTGGTGCTGGACCCAGGCTTCCTGGGGCTGGAGCCCCTGCTCGACCTTCTCCTGGGCGTCCACCAGGAGCTGGGCGCCTCCCACCTAGCCCAGGACAAGTATGTGGCCGACTTCTTGCAATGGG TGGAACCTATTGCGGCAAGGCTTAAGGAGGTCCGACTGCAGAGGGATGACTTTGAGATTTTGAAGGTGATTGGGCGTGGGGCGTTCAGCGAG GTAGCGGTGGTGAAGATGAAACAGACAGGCCAAGTGTATGCCATGAAGATTATGAATAAGTGGGACATGCTGAAGAGAGGCGAG GTGTCGTGCTTCCGGGAAGAAAGGGATGTATTAGTGAAAGGGGACCGGCGCTGGATCACACAGCTGCACTTTGCCTTCCAGGATGAGAACTacctg TACCTGGTCATGGAATACTACGTGGGCGGGGACCTGCTAACGCTGCTGAGCAAGTTTGGGGAGCGGATCCCCGCCGAGATGGCGCGCTTCTACCTGGCCGAGATTGTCATGGCCATAGACTCGGTGCACCGGCTGGGCTACGTGCACAG GGACATCAAACCAGATAACATTCTGCTGGACCGATGTGGGCACATTCGCCTGGCAGACTTCGGCTCCTGCCTCAAATTGCAGCCTGATGGAACG GTGAGGTCGCTGGTGGCTGTGGGCACCCCGGActacctgtctcctgagattcTGCAGGCTGTTGGCGGAGGGCCTGGGGCAGGCAGCTACGGGCCGGAGTGTGACTGGTGGGCCCTGGGCGTGTTCGCCTATGAAATGTTCTATGGGCAGACACCCTTCTACGCGGACTCCACAGCCGAGACATATGCCAAAATTGTGCATTACAGG GAACACTTGTCTCTGCCGCTGGCAGACACGGGTGTCCCTGAGGAAGCTCAGGACCTCATTCGTGGGCTGCTGTGTCCTGCTGAGACAAGGCTAGGTCGAGGCGGGGCAGGTGATTTCCAGAAGCATCCTTTCTTCTTTGGCCTTGATTGGGAGGGTCTCCGAGACAGCGTACCCCCCTTTACACCAGACTTCGAGGGTGCCACGGACACATGCAATTTTGATGTGGTGGAGGACCGGCTCACTGCCATGGTGAGCGGGGGCGGG GAGACACTGTCAGACATGCAGGAAGACATGCCACTCGGGGTCCACCTGCCTTTCGTGGGTTACTCCTACTCTTGCATGGCCTTCAG agACAATCAGGTCATGGACCCCACTCCTATGGAACTAGAGGCCCTGCAGTTGCCTGTGTCAGACTTGCAAGGGCTTGACTTGCAGCCCCCAGTGCCACCACCGGATCAAGTG GCTCAAGAGGCCGACCCAGTGGCTGTCCCTGTCCCTGCCGCAGAGGCAGCGACGATGGTGACACTGCGTGAGCTCCAGGAAGCCCTGGAAGAAGAGGTTCTCACCCGGCAGAGCCTGAGTCGCGAGCTGGAGGCCATCCGTACAGCCAACCAGAACTTCTCCAG CCAACTACAGGAAGCCGAGGTCAGGAACCGAGACCTGGAGGCGCATGTTCGGCAGCTACAGGAGCGGATGGAGATGCTGCAGGCCCCAGGAGCCGCAG cTGTCACGGGGGTCCCCAGTCCCCGGGCCACGGATCCACCTTCCCAT cTAGATGGCCCCCCGGCCGTGGCTGTGGGCCAGTGCCCGCTGGTGGGGCCAGGCCCCATGCACCGCCGTCACCTGCTGCTCCCTGCCAGG GTCCCTAGGCCTAGCCTATCGGAGGCGCGTTGCCTGCTCCTGTTCGCCGCTGCTCTGGCTGCTGCCGCCACACTGGGCTGCACTGGGTTGGTGGCCTATACCGGCCGTCTCACCCCAGTCTGGTGTTTCCCGGGAGCCACCTTCGCCCCCTGA
- the Dmpk gene encoding myotonin-protein kinase isoform X1, with amino-acid sequence MSAEVRLRQLQQLVLDPGFLGLEPLLDLLLGVHQELGASHLAQDKYVADFLQWVEPIAARLKEVRLQRDDFEILKVIGRGAFSEVAVVKMKQTGQVYAMKIMNKWDMLKRGEVSCFREERDVLVKGDRRWITQLHFAFQDENYLYLVMEYYVGGDLLTLLSKFGERIPAEMARFYLAEIVMAIDSVHRLGYVHRDIKPDNILLDRCGHIRLADFGSCLKLQPDGTVRSLVAVGTPDYLSPEILQAVGGGPGAGSYGPECDWWALGVFAYEMFYGQTPFYADSTAETYAKIVHYREHLSLPLADTGVPEEAQDLIRGLLCPAETRLGRGGAGDFQKHPFFFGLDWEGLRDSVPPFTPDFEGATDTCNFDVVEDRLTAMVSGGGETLSDMQEDMPLGVHLPFVGYSYSCMAFRDNQVMDPTPMELEALQLPVSDLQGLDLQPPVPPPDQVAQEADPVAVPVPAAEAATMVTLRELQEALEEEVLTRQSLSRELEAIRTANQNFSSQLQEAEVRNRDLEAHVRQLQERMEMLQAPGAAAVTGVPSPRATDPPSHMAPRPWLWASARWWGQAPCTAVTCCSLPGSLGLAYRRRVACSCSPLLWLLPPHWAALGWWPIPAVSPQSGVSREPPSPPEP; translated from the exons ATGTCAGCCGAAGTGCGGCTGAGGCAGCTCCAGCAGCTGGTGCTGGACCCAGGCTTCCTGGGGCTGGAGCCCCTGCTCGACCTTCTCCTGGGCGTCCACCAGGAGCTGGGCGCCTCCCACCTAGCCCAGGACAAGTATGTGGCCGACTTCTTGCAATGGG TGGAACCTATTGCGGCAAGGCTTAAGGAGGTCCGACTGCAGAGGGATGACTTTGAGATTTTGAAGGTGATTGGGCGTGGGGCGTTCAGCGAG GTAGCGGTGGTGAAGATGAAACAGACAGGCCAAGTGTATGCCATGAAGATTATGAATAAGTGGGACATGCTGAAGAGAGGCGAG GTGTCGTGCTTCCGGGAAGAAAGGGATGTATTAGTGAAAGGGGACCGGCGCTGGATCACACAGCTGCACTTTGCCTTCCAGGATGAGAACTacctg TACCTGGTCATGGAATACTACGTGGGCGGGGACCTGCTAACGCTGCTGAGCAAGTTTGGGGAGCGGATCCCCGCCGAGATGGCGCGCTTCTACCTGGCCGAGATTGTCATGGCCATAGACTCGGTGCACCGGCTGGGCTACGTGCACAG GGACATCAAACCAGATAACATTCTGCTGGACCGATGTGGGCACATTCGCCTGGCAGACTTCGGCTCCTGCCTCAAATTGCAGCCTGATGGAACG GTGAGGTCGCTGGTGGCTGTGGGCACCCCGGActacctgtctcctgagattcTGCAGGCTGTTGGCGGAGGGCCTGGGGCAGGCAGCTACGGGCCGGAGTGTGACTGGTGGGCCCTGGGCGTGTTCGCCTATGAAATGTTCTATGGGCAGACACCCTTCTACGCGGACTCCACAGCCGAGACATATGCCAAAATTGTGCATTACAGG GAACACTTGTCTCTGCCGCTGGCAGACACGGGTGTCCCTGAGGAAGCTCAGGACCTCATTCGTGGGCTGCTGTGTCCTGCTGAGACAAGGCTAGGTCGAGGCGGGGCAGGTGATTTCCAGAAGCATCCTTTCTTCTTTGGCCTTGATTGGGAGGGTCTCCGAGACAGCGTACCCCCCTTTACACCAGACTTCGAGGGTGCCACGGACACATGCAATTTTGATGTGGTGGAGGACCGGCTCACTGCCATGGTGAGCGGGGGCGGG GAGACACTGTCAGACATGCAGGAAGACATGCCACTCGGGGTCCACCTGCCTTTCGTGGGTTACTCCTACTCTTGCATGGCCTTCAG agACAATCAGGTCATGGACCCCACTCCTATGGAACTAGAGGCCCTGCAGTTGCCTGTGTCAGACTTGCAAGGGCTTGACTTGCAGCCCCCAGTGCCACCACCGGATCAAGTG GCTCAAGAGGCCGACCCAGTGGCTGTCCCTGTCCCTGCCGCAGAGGCAGCGACGATGGTGACACTGCGTGAGCTCCAGGAAGCCCTGGAAGAAGAGGTTCTCACCCGGCAGAGCCTGAGTCGCGAGCTGGAGGCCATCCGTACAGCCAACCAGAACTTCTCCAG CCAACTACAGGAAGCCGAGGTCAGGAACCGAGACCTGGAGGCGCATGTTCGGCAGCTACAGGAGCGGATGGAGATGCTGCAGGCCCCAGGAGCCGCAG cTGTCACGGGGGTCCCCAGTCCCCGGGCCACGGATCCACCTTCCCAT ATGGCCCCCCGGCCGTGGCTGTGGGCCAGTGCCCGCTGGTGGGGCCAGGCCCCATGCACCGCCGTCACCTGCTGCTCCCTGCCAGG GTCCCTAGGCCTAGCCTATCGGAGGCGCGTTGCCTGCTCCTGTTCGCCGCTGCTCTGGCTGCTGCCGCCACACTGGGCTGCACTGGGTTGGTGGCCTATACCGGCCGTCTCACCCCAGTCTGGTGTTTCCCGGGAGCCACCTTCGCCCCCTGAACCCTGA
- the Dmpk gene encoding myotonin-protein kinase isoform X6 — translation MSAEVRLRQLQQLVLDPGFLGLEPLLDLLLGVHQELGASHLAQDKYVADFLQWVEPIAARLKEVRLQRDDFEILKVIGRGAFSEVAVVKMKQTGQVYAMKIMNKWDMLKRGEVSCFREERDVLVKGDRRWITQLHFAFQDENYLYLVMEYYVGGDLLTLLSKFGERIPAEMARFYLAEIVMAIDSVHRLGYVHRDIKPDNILLDRCGHIRLADFGSCLKLQPDGTVRSLVAVGTPDYLSPEILQAVGGGPGAGSYGPECDWWALGVFAYEMFYGQTPFYADSTAETYAKIVHYREHLSLPLADTGVPEEAQDLIRGLLCPAETRLGRGGAGDFQKHPFFFGLDWEGLRDSVPPFTPDFEGATDTCNFDVVEDRLTAMVSGGGETLSDMQEDMPLGVHLPFVGYSYSCMAFRDNQVMDPTPMELEALQLPVSDLQGLDLQPPVPPPDQVAQEADPVAVPVPAAEAATMVTLRELQEALEEEVLTRQSLSRELEAIRTANQNFSSQLQEAEVRNRDLEAHVRQLQERMEMLQAPGAAAVTGVPSPRATDPPSHVPRPSLSEARCLLLFAAALAAAATLGCTGLVAYTGRLTPVWCFPGATFAP, via the exons ATGTCAGCCGAAGTGCGGCTGAGGCAGCTCCAGCAGCTGGTGCTGGACCCAGGCTTCCTGGGGCTGGAGCCCCTGCTCGACCTTCTCCTGGGCGTCCACCAGGAGCTGGGCGCCTCCCACCTAGCCCAGGACAAGTATGTGGCCGACTTCTTGCAATGGG TGGAACCTATTGCGGCAAGGCTTAAGGAGGTCCGACTGCAGAGGGATGACTTTGAGATTTTGAAGGTGATTGGGCGTGGGGCGTTCAGCGAG GTAGCGGTGGTGAAGATGAAACAGACAGGCCAAGTGTATGCCATGAAGATTATGAATAAGTGGGACATGCTGAAGAGAGGCGAG GTGTCGTGCTTCCGGGAAGAAAGGGATGTATTAGTGAAAGGGGACCGGCGCTGGATCACACAGCTGCACTTTGCCTTCCAGGATGAGAACTacctg TACCTGGTCATGGAATACTACGTGGGCGGGGACCTGCTAACGCTGCTGAGCAAGTTTGGGGAGCGGATCCCCGCCGAGATGGCGCGCTTCTACCTGGCCGAGATTGTCATGGCCATAGACTCGGTGCACCGGCTGGGCTACGTGCACAG GGACATCAAACCAGATAACATTCTGCTGGACCGATGTGGGCACATTCGCCTGGCAGACTTCGGCTCCTGCCTCAAATTGCAGCCTGATGGAACG GTGAGGTCGCTGGTGGCTGTGGGCACCCCGGActacctgtctcctgagattcTGCAGGCTGTTGGCGGAGGGCCTGGGGCAGGCAGCTACGGGCCGGAGTGTGACTGGTGGGCCCTGGGCGTGTTCGCCTATGAAATGTTCTATGGGCAGACACCCTTCTACGCGGACTCCACAGCCGAGACATATGCCAAAATTGTGCATTACAGG GAACACTTGTCTCTGCCGCTGGCAGACACGGGTGTCCCTGAGGAAGCTCAGGACCTCATTCGTGGGCTGCTGTGTCCTGCTGAGACAAGGCTAGGTCGAGGCGGGGCAGGTGATTTCCAGAAGCATCCTTTCTTCTTTGGCCTTGATTGGGAGGGTCTCCGAGACAGCGTACCCCCCTTTACACCAGACTTCGAGGGTGCCACGGACACATGCAATTTTGATGTGGTGGAGGACCGGCTCACTGCCATGGTGAGCGGGGGCGGG GAGACACTGTCAGACATGCAGGAAGACATGCCACTCGGGGTCCACCTGCCTTTCGTGGGTTACTCCTACTCTTGCATGGCCTTCAG agACAATCAGGTCATGGACCCCACTCCTATGGAACTAGAGGCCCTGCAGTTGCCTGTGTCAGACTTGCAAGGGCTTGACTTGCAGCCCCCAGTGCCACCACCGGATCAAGTG GCTCAAGAGGCCGACCCAGTGGCTGTCCCTGTCCCTGCCGCAGAGGCAGCGACGATGGTGACACTGCGTGAGCTCCAGGAAGCCCTGGAAGAAGAGGTTCTCACCCGGCAGAGCCTGAGTCGCGAGCTGGAGGCCATCCGTACAGCCAACCAGAACTTCTCCAG CCAACTACAGGAAGCCGAGGTCAGGAACCGAGACCTGGAGGCGCATGTTCGGCAGCTACAGGAGCGGATGGAGATGCTGCAGGCCCCAGGAGCCGCAG cTGTCACGGGGGTCCCCAGTCCCCGGGCCACGGATCCACCTTCCCAT GTCCCTAGGCCTAGCCTATCGGAGGCGCGTTGCCTGCTCCTGTTCGCCGCTGCTCTGGCTGCTGCCGCCACACTGGGCTGCACTGGGTTGGTGGCCTATACCGGCCGTCTCACCCCAGTCTGGTGTTTCCCGGGAGCCACCTTCGCCCCCTGA